Proteins from one Chroococcidiopsis sp. CCMEE 29 genomic window:
- a CDS encoding histidine phosphatase family protein, protein MSLKLYFLRHGQTECSRNNAFCGSIDPELTPSGVEMAHALAAAYRTTPWTAIFSSPMQRTVATAQPIREAIGMDLQLRDGLKEINYGKWEGKSVETVSQEYHDDYIRWTADPAWYPPTGGELAVAIAARAMLVIEEIKQRYSSGNILIVSHKATIRIMLCSLLGIDVGRFRYRLGCPVGSISIIEFGSHGPLLHALADRTHLDERLRSLPGT, encoded by the coding sequence TTGAGTCTAAAGCTTTATTTCCTACGTCATGGACAAACAGAATGCAGCCGGAATAATGCTTTTTGTGGTTCCATCGACCCAGAGCTTACCCCATCAGGCGTAGAGATGGCACACGCTCTTGCTGCTGCCTACCGCACTACTCCTTGGACTGCGATTTTTTCCAGTCCAATGCAACGAACTGTAGCAACGGCTCAACCGATACGTGAAGCCATAGGGATGGATTTGCAACTGCGAGACGGCTTAAAAGAAATCAACTATGGCAAATGGGAAGGGAAATCAGTCGAAACTGTTAGCCAGGAATATCATGATGACTATATTCGGTGGACAGCCGATCCGGCGTGGTACCCTCCTACGGGTGGGGAATTAGCAGTAGCGATCGCCGCTCGCGCCATGCTTGTAATTGAAGAAATCAAGCAGCGTTATAGCAGCGGCAATATTTTAATTGTTTCCCACAAAGCAACCATCCGGATTATGCTATGCAGTTTGCTAGGCATTGATGTAGGACGCTTTCGCTATCGCCTAGGATGCCCAGTGGGGTCGATTAGTATTATTGAGTTCGGCTCTCACGGTCCGTTACTCCACGCTTTGGCAGATCGCACCCATTTAGATGAGCGCTTGCGTTCATTACCAGGTACCTGA
- a CDS encoding sigma-70 domain-containing protein, whose protein sequence is MDLYSSLGRKPKEQELIAALNVTSDRYHQTLLAKQNRSPVSLSTPINEDASVTLEDTLLSCDTEVLYEVEELSDELLQSLYRVR, encoded by the coding sequence ATTGACTTATACAGCAGCCTCGGTCGCAAGCCTAAAGAACAAGAACTGATTGCGGCTTTGAATGTAACTAGCGATCGCTATCATCAAACACTATTGGCAAAACAAAACCGCTCTCCAGTTTCTTTGAGTACGCCGATAAATGAAGATGCGTCTGTGACGTTGGAAGATACTTTACTTTCCTGCGATACCGAAGTTTTATACGAAGTTGAAGAACTGTCAGATGAACTATTGCAAAGCTTATATCGTGTCCGCTGA
- a CDS encoding ATP-dependent 6-phosphofructokinase: protein MGERKRIGILTSGGDCAGLNAVIRAVVYRATGTYGWEVLGIRQATQGLMNRPPQFIPLEIEKVDPLLTAGGTILGTTNKGDPFAFPMPDGTLCDRSEEIIAGYHQLGLEAMIGIGGDGSMAILRRLAQQGDLNLVAIPKTIDNDVGVTEHSIGFDTAVNIATEALDRLHFTAASHSRVIILEVMGRDAGHIAISSGIAGGADVILIPEIPYTIDSVCRKIQQRQEQGKNYSLMIVSEAVRTETGESVVSTNRLGQCRYGGIGQYLADEICSRSGAETRVTVLGHIQRGGTPSPLERLIAAAFGVAAVDLIAEEKYDQMVTWQKRQVVSVPITEAIAQYRAVDSNGTLVKTARGLGICLGD, encoded by the coding sequence ATGGGAGAGCGCAAACGCATTGGAATTCTTACCAGTGGTGGAGACTGTGCTGGTTTGAATGCTGTAATTCGGGCTGTAGTTTATCGTGCTACAGGAACTTATGGCTGGGAGGTGCTAGGTATTCGGCAAGCTACCCAAGGGTTGATGAATCGACCTCCTCAATTCATACCCTTAGAAATCGAAAAGGTTGATCCATTGCTAACCGCAGGCGGCACAATTTTAGGGACGACTAATAAAGGAGATCCTTTTGCCTTTCCCATGCCTGATGGAACTTTGTGCGATCGCTCTGAGGAAATTATCGCTGGTTACCATCAACTGGGTCTCGAAGCGATGATTGGCATTGGTGGTGATGGCAGTATGGCAATTCTGCGCCGTCTCGCGCAACAGGGGGATCTTAACCTAGTAGCAATCCCTAAAACCATTGATAACGACGTAGGTGTCACCGAGCATTCTATTGGGTTTGATACGGCTGTTAATATTGCTACCGAAGCACTGGATCGATTACATTTCACTGCTGCTAGTCATAGTAGAGTCATCATCCTGGAAGTAATGGGTCGTGATGCCGGACACATTGCTATTAGTTCCGGGATTGCTGGAGGAGCGGATGTGATTTTGATTCCTGAGATTCCTTACACAATCGACTCTGTGTGCCGCAAGATCCAACAACGCCAAGAGCAAGGTAAGAATTACTCTTTGATGATTGTGTCAGAGGCAGTGCGTACCGAAACAGGCGAATCAGTTGTCAGCACCAATCGTTTAGGTCAATGTCGATATGGTGGCATTGGTCAATACTTGGCTGATGAGATTTGTAGCCGTAGCGGTGCGGAAACACGAGTTACAGTTTTAGGGCATATTCAACGAGGAGGAACACCCTCACCTTTGGAACGGTTGATTGCAGCTGCTTTTGGAGTGGCAGCAGTTGATTTGATTGCAGAAGAGAAATACGACCAAATGGTGACTTGGCAAAAACGCCAAGTGGTGAGTGTACCAATCACCGAAGCGATCGCCCAATACCGAGCGGTTGATTCCAATGGTACTCTGGTTAAAACTGCCCGTGGATTGGGTATTTGCTTGGGAGACTGA
- a CDS encoding glycosyltransferase family 39 protein: MQRRTFSWGCSKNKKLYCRGNNWIDELWVVGLLLAAVILFGINLGGLPLRDWDEGTVAQVAREIWRAPAGSWRWLYPTLGGENYLNKPPVMHLLLAWAYSVGGVNEWTSRLPGALLTAISVPLLYAIGREIFPRRLPAIFSALIYLTMLPVVRHGRLAMLDGAVVCFFLLMMLCVLRSRRNLLYCLGIGIGFGLICLTKGILGILLGAIALLFLFWDTPRLLTSWYLWVGILIGSAPVAGWYIAQWLHYGHTFTNTGILDQSFSRIWKSVENHAEPAWYYILEILKYGWPWLIFLPQGLRLTWENRNWSWAKLVLVWGGVYLLAISVMQTKLPWYVLPVYPAIALATGAQLAEIWTLPYPASYPRVVVRLLALLALLGWVGSLYFSPWSPAHDWEVHVILAAVAGTMTFASVLAARGDRQFLSILFWGTYVSLLLLMTSHHWIWELAEAYPVKPVAAMVQSGTPINQKVYTSYPYGRPSLNFYSDRQIIPVDSRQLQQYWQQNTRPYFLVDASTLENLKLESVKRVGTTQGWTLVTRGMRGKS, translated from the coding sequence ATGCAGCGTCGAACTTTTAGTTGGGGTTGTTCAAAGAACAAGAAACTGTATTGCCGTGGGAATAACTGGATCGATGAGCTATGGGTTGTAGGATTACTGTTGGCAGCAGTAATCCTATTTGGGATTAATTTGGGTGGACTACCACTACGAGATTGGGATGAAGGCACTGTAGCTCAAGTTGCTCGTGAAATTTGGCGCGCCCCCGCTGGTTCTTGGCGCTGGCTTTACCCAACGCTGGGGGGTGAAAATTATCTCAATAAGCCACCAGTTATGCATCTGCTGCTTGCCTGGGCTTACTCAGTGGGTGGTGTGAATGAGTGGACATCGCGCTTACCGGGGGCTTTGCTAACGGCGATCTCAGTACCGCTGCTGTATGCGATCGGTCGAGAAATTTTTCCACGACGACTCCCAGCTATTTTCTCGGCTTTGATTTACCTGACAATGCTGCCAGTAGTACGTCACGGGCGACTAGCGATGCTAGACGGGGCAGTGGTGTGTTTTTTCCTGTTGATGATGTTGTGCGTGTTACGATCGCGTCGTAATTTACTCTATTGCTTGGGCATCGGCATCGGGTTTGGGCTGATTTGCCTAACCAAGGGAATTTTAGGAATATTGCTGGGAGCGATCGCACTTCTATTTCTGTTCTGGGATACGCCGCGCCTACTTACCAGTTGGTATCTATGGGTGGGAATCCTAATTGGCAGTGCGCCTGTAGCTGGGTGGTACATAGCCCAATGGCTGCACTATGGTCACACTTTCACCAATACAGGAATCTTGGATCAATCCTTCAGTCGGATTTGGAAATCGGTTGAGAACCATGCAGAACCAGCCTGGTATTACATCCTGGAAATTTTGAAGTACGGTTGGCCTTGGCTAATTTTTTTACCTCAAGGTTTGCGTTTAACCTGGGAAAATCGTAACTGGAGCTGGGCAAAACTAGTTTTAGTCTGGGGTGGGGTTTATCTGCTGGCGATTTCGGTCATGCAAACTAAACTACCTTGGTATGTCTTACCTGTTTATCCAGCGATCGCCTTGGCTACCGGAGCCCAGCTAGCTGAGATCTGGACCTTGCCCTATCCAGCATCTTATCCCCGTGTCGTGGTCAGGTTGTTGGCACTGCTAGCTTTACTGGGTTGGGTTGGTAGCCTTTACTTTAGCCCTTGGAGTCCAGCACACGACTGGGAAGTTCATGTGATTTTAGCGGCAGTAGCTGGAACAATGACTTTTGCCTCTGTGTTGGCAGCGCGAGGCGATCGACAGTTCCTCTCTATTCTGTTTTGGGGAACGTACGTTTCGCTGCTGCTACTGATGACTTCGCATCATTGGATTTGGGAGTTAGCTGAAGCCTATCCGGTTAAACCTGTAGCGGCGATGGTTCAGAGTGGTACACCAATCAATCAGAAGGTTTACACTTCCTATCCCTACGGTCGTCCTTCCTTAAATTTCTATAGCGATCGCCAAATTATTCCGGTTGATAGCAGGCAACTTCAACAATACTGGCAGCAGAACACTCGACCCTATTTCCTAGTTGATGCATCTACCCTGGAAAACCTGAAGTTAGAATCGGTGAAGCGGGTCGGTACAACCCAGGGATGGACGCTAGTTACAAGAGGGATGAGGGGCAAGAGTTGA
- a CDS encoding GNAT family N-acetyltransferase, whose protein sequence is MEKASHKIIQTIEEISLNAWPSLQQILYDGWILRFTNGHTKRANSVNPVYTGTTNVYRKIERCEQIYIDKELQPVFRITPLAHPENLDRILPKAGFEKKDLVSVQVMDLSSFQPQAPCSIRFGEEFSLDWLDNFANLSGVSLKEQEALAGILGNIASRKYFAVLLKDNRVISCGLGVLENQYIGIFEIVTAKTERRKGYGKELLYNILGWAKYNGAEKAYLQVVVNNRPALNLYSKLGFRELYQYFYRIKVT, encoded by the coding sequence ATGGAAAAAGCATCTCATAAAATCATACAGACAATTGAAGAAATTTCTCTGAATGCTTGGCCCTCCTTACAGCAAATATTATATGATGGCTGGATTTTAAGATTTACCAATGGTCATACCAAAAGAGCCAACTCAGTCAATCCAGTTTACACAGGTACTACAAATGTTTATAGGAAAATAGAAAGATGCGAACAAATTTATATTGATAAAGAGCTACAGCCAGTTTTCCGAATAACCCCGCTTGCTCATCCTGAAAATTTAGATCGGATTTTACCAAAGGCTGGGTTTGAAAAGAAAGATTTAGTCAGCGTTCAAGTTATGGATTTGAGTTCATTTCAACCTCAAGCACCATGTTCTATCAGGTTTGGGGAAGAATTCTCACTCGATTGGCTGGATAACTTTGCTAATTTAAGCGGTGTTTCGCTCAAAGAACAAGAAGCACTAGCAGGCATATTAGGTAATATTGCCTCAAGAAAGTATTTTGCGGTTTTGTTAAAGGACAATCGAGTTATATCCTGTGGCTTAGGTGTATTGGAAAATCAGTATATCGGAATTTTTGAAATTGTCACTGCTAAAACTGAACGAAGAAAAGGATATGGAAAGGAGTTGCTATACAATATTTTAGGTTGGGCTAAATACAATGGTGCTGAAAAAGCATATTTGCAAGTAGTTGTAAATAATAGACCAGCATTGAATTTATATTCAAAATTAGGTTTTCGGGAACTTTATCAATATTTTTATAGAATTAAAGTAACATGA
- a CDS encoding DNA phosphorothioation-associated putative methyltransferase: protein MSTDHWKFPRHKAAMRRHKLSSPVAIAINKGILTLDQTFFDYGCGQGGDLCRLTQMGYKANGYDPFYFPDADKTKADVVNLSYVLGVINDIQERQETLLQAWALTGKTLIVSAQVQKTRGTIPHNDGWINKWNIYTKFWTEPEWRKYVEGVTGAKAYRIGKGVLVVQKPIVVELLAA, encoded by the coding sequence ATGTCTACTGACCACTGGAAGTTTCCCAGACACAAAGCGGCAATGCGACGGCACAAGCTCTCATCGCCAGTAGCGATCGCTATCAATAAAGGTATCCTCACCCTCGACCAAACATTCTTTGACTATGGCTGCGGTCAAGGTGGCGACCTGTGCCGTCTGACTCAAATGGGTTACAAAGCTAATGGCTACGACCCGTTCTACTTCCCTGATGCTGATAAGACAAAGGCTGATGTAGTCAACCTTTCTTACGTCCTTGGCGTGATTAATGATATTCAGGAACGACAAGAAACACTCTTGCAAGCATGGGCTTTGACGGGTAAGACTTTGATTGTCTCAGCTCAAGTACAAAAGACTCGTGGCACTATACCCCACAATGATGGATGGATAAACAAGTGGAATATTTACACCAAGTTTTGGACAGAACCAGAATGGCGTAAGTATGTTGAAGGCGTTACTGGAGCTAAGGCTTATCGGATAGGCAAGGGTGTACTTGTCGTACAAAAGCCAATTGTAGTGGAATTGTTGGCTGCCTAG
- a CDS encoding cation diffusion facilitator family transporter → MQKLHQTNQKTQMLRMALGLLSSFFVIELGVGLWIHSLSLVADAGHMLSDVAALGLTLIASWMAQGAKRNQLRLGNCRVETLAALINSLSLIILASWVAGEAILRLQSPTGEIISLPMLVTAVVGLGVNGFNAFWLHECSHQDLNFRAAFLHVLSDLVSSVGVILAAIAISWLGWMWADGAISLLISALVIISALPLVTQSIRMLSGKASPETDFVCDCDKRELEKLLFPSLEEIVR, encoded by the coding sequence ATGCAAAAATTGCACCAGACCAATCAGAAAACCCAAATGCTGCGGATGGCACTGGGACTGCTAAGTAGTTTTTTTGTCATAGAGCTAGGTGTTGGGCTATGGATTCATAGCTTGTCTCTAGTTGCAGATGCAGGTCACATGCTCTCGGATGTAGCGGCTTTAGGGCTAACGTTGATAGCCAGTTGGATGGCTCAGGGAGCAAAACGTAACCAACTGAGATTGGGCAATTGTCGAGTTGAAACTTTAGCGGCGCTGATCAATAGTCTCAGCTTAATTATTTTAGCTAGCTGGGTGGCTGGAGAGGCAATTCTCCGTCTGCAATCCCCGACTGGCGAGATTATCAGCTTACCCATGCTGGTAACAGCAGTTGTGGGATTGGGAGTCAATGGTTTCAACGCCTTTTGGCTGCATGAGTGCAGTCATCAAGACCTCAACTTCAGGGCTGCTTTTCTGCATGTTTTATCTGATTTAGTCAGCTCTGTTGGAGTGATTTTGGCAGCGATCGCTATTTCCTGGCTGGGTTGGATGTGGGCTGATGGCGCCATTAGTTTGCTGATATCAGCACTGGTAATCATCTCAGCTCTACCTCTGGTTACGCAGAGTATCCGGATGCTGTCTGGCAAAGCTTCGCCTGAAACTGATTTCGTTTGTGATTGTGACAAACGCGAATTGGAAAAACTTCTATTTCCATCATTAGAGGAAATTGTGCGATGA
- a CDS encoding 1-acyl-sn-glycerol-3-phosphate acyltransferase gives MVHVQPPLEFISPKLNPLVLRLTQLLLPPWLRSRTAISYIQAQNVEALVDLYQQFQTGKIRFLMAFRHPSSDDPLCMAYLVHHLVPQVARQQQISLQRPIHSHFIYDRGIPLWAGAHVGWLYSRLGGISIHRGKLDRVGLRSARNLFANGSLPMAAAPEGATNGHNEIVSPLEPGVAQLGFWCIEDLLKAERSEQVFIVPIAIQYRYVQPPWGTLEKLLSKLEADSGLEEEARAARGEGRAEEGLSPSEASLYRRLYRLGEHLLGLMEEFYTRFYHQSLLTASTQVITSDPERNSLGSKPPSYKEFTIRLQALLDAALKVAEQYFDLQPNGSLIERCRRLEQAGWDWIYREDRKNIEALSPVERGLADRIAEEANLRMWHMRLVESFVAVTGKYVLEKPTVERFAETILLMWDMITRIKGGNPFHRPRLGKQWVQMTVGQPISVSDRWEAYQASRRSAKQAVADLTQDLQTALEGMIHNIKSG, from the coding sequence ATGGTTCACGTCCAGCCACCCTTGGAATTTATTTCCCCAAAGCTCAACCCCCTAGTTCTGAGGCTCACTCAACTGCTGTTACCACCTTGGCTGCGATCGCGAACAGCTATTAGCTACATTCAAGCGCAAAATGTAGAAGCGCTAGTAGATCTCTATCAGCAGTTTCAGACGGGTAAAATCCGCTTTTTAATGGCATTTCGTCATCCCAGCAGTGACGATCCGCTATGTATGGCATACCTAGTTCACCACCTAGTACCACAGGTAGCACGCCAACAGCAAATCTCGCTGCAACGCCCGATTCATTCCCATTTTATTTATGACCGAGGAATTCCACTGTGGGCTGGAGCGCATGTAGGCTGGTTATATTCTCGTTTGGGCGGAATTTCTATCCATCGCGGCAAGTTAGATCGGGTGGGTTTGCGATCGGCTCGTAACTTGTTTGCTAATGGTAGCTTGCCAATGGCAGCAGCTCCAGAGGGAGCCACCAATGGTCACAATGAAATTGTCAGCCCGCTGGAACCAGGGGTTGCCCAACTGGGATTTTGGTGTATTGAAGATCTACTCAAAGCTGAACGCTCTGAGCAGGTGTTTATTGTTCCGATCGCCATTCAGTACCGTTACGTTCAGCCCCCGTGGGGAACCCTGGAAAAGCTTTTGAGTAAATTGGAGGCGGATAGCGGTTTGGAGGAAGAGGCGCGAGCGGCGAGGGGCGAGGGGCGAGCAGAAGAAGGCTTATCGCCTTCCGAAGCTTCTCTGTATCGGCGGCTCTATCGCTTGGGCGAACACTTACTGGGTTTAATGGAGGAGTTTTACACTCGGTTTTATCATCAATCTTTACTAACAGCTTCAACTCAAGTAATTACTTCCGATCCAGAGAGAAACTCTTTAGGATCAAAGCCGCCCAGTTATAAAGAGTTTACGATTCGACTGCAGGCGCTACTAGATGCCGCATTAAAGGTAGCAGAGCAGTATTTTGACCTTCAGCCCAATGGTAGTCTGATTGAACGCTGTCGTCGCCTAGAACAAGCAGGATGGGATTGGATTTATCGAGAAGATAGGAAGAACATTGAAGCCTTATCTCCTGTGGAGCGAGGACTAGCCGATCGCATTGCGGAGGAAGCTAATCTCAGAATGTGGCACATGCGGTTAGTAGAAAGTTTTGTGGCAGTTACAGGCAAATACGTTCTAGAAAAACCTACAGTAGAGCGTTTTGCTGAAACAATCTTGCTGATGTGGGACATGATTACGCGAATTAAGGGCGGTAACCCCTTTCATCGTCCCCGACTAGGTAAGCAATGGGTACAGATGACGGTGGGGCAACCCATATCAGTTTCAGACCGCTGGGAGGCTTATCAAGCTAGCCGCCGCAGTGCTAAGCAAGCTGTTGCCGACCTCACGCAAGATCTACAAACTGCCCTAGAAGGGATGATTCATAATATCAAATCCGGTTGA
- a CDS encoding VOC family protein has translation MQITHYLHAAVLVSDLERAEHFYGNVLGLPKVERSLKYPGTWYQVGEFQLHLIVAPSMPSELQNPEKWGRNAHIAFAVADLDAAKNQLIAHNYPIQMSASGRAALFTQDPDSNIIELSQQLANR, from the coding sequence ATGCAGATTACCCACTATCTCCATGCAGCTGTTCTCGTTTCTGACTTAGAACGAGCTGAACATTTTTATGGCAACGTATTGGGGTTACCCAAAGTAGAGCGATCGCTCAAATACCCCGGTACCTGGTATCAAGTAGGCGAGTTTCAACTTCACCTGATAGTTGCTCCATCTATGCCATCTGAACTCCAAAACCCAGAAAAATGGGGCCGTAATGCCCACATCGCCTTTGCTGTTGCTGACTTGGATGCTGCCAAAAACCAACTTATCGCTCACAACTATCCCATACAAATGAGCGCTTCCGGTCGAGCAGCACTCTTTACCCAAGATCCAGACAGCAACATCATTGAACTGAGTCAGCAATTAGCTAATCGCTAA
- a CDS encoding recombinase family protein — protein MKIIAYSYSDPLLEPTPDSSIWGWELDQIYQDLGKRLELRQLINDCRVDPVDYLLIRRLEELGDSVQEVSDRLAELEALGVQLIATEQPYTSSQQGQEPSITNLRADLLKLLQEIQHQQRSRRIRQGHARNRVNALPPPGKAPYGYRRGKDKYILDRTAAPIVKDFFEQFLLYGSLRGAVRYLGQKYGKKISVTTGRRWLTNPVYRGDTAYQNGQVVSNTHIPIISKEEAAQVDRLLRRNSRLPPRSASAPRSLAGLVICQECQSSMLVARVTTPRKDKEYLYLRPILCPKRPKCRAISYEQVLEQTIAGICQDLPRAVAGMNLPQLDAVKNALTKAIAIKQDILAQLPTLTVEGVLDTETAALRAYNLRTEISELQAKLATLPPVNLRSVAQAVSIPQFWLDLSESERRFYFREFICQIEIIRDRASWQIKLIFIF, from the coding sequence ATGAAAATCATCGCCTACTCCTACAGCGATCCACTGCTGGAACCAACACCCGATTCATCTATTTGGGGATGGGAACTGGATCAAATTTATCAAGATTTGGGAAAACGTTTGGAACTGCGACAGCTAATTAATGACTGTCGAGTTGATCCAGTTGATTATCTGTTAATCCGGCGGTTAGAAGAACTAGGAGACTCGGTGCAGGAAGTAAGCGATCGCCTCGCCGAACTCGAAGCATTAGGCGTGCAACTGATTGCCACTGAACAACCATACACCTCCTCCCAACAGGGGCAAGAACCCTCCATTACTAACCTTCGGGCAGACTTACTCAAACTCCTACAAGAAATCCAGCATCAACAGCGTAGCCGCCGCATCCGCCAAGGACACGCCCGTAACCGTGTCAATGCCCTACCACCACCCGGAAAAGCGCCTTACGGTTACCGTCGAGGTAAGGACAAATATATCCTTGATCGTACTGCTGCTCCAATAGTCAAGGATTTTTTTGAACAATTCCTCCTCTACGGTTCTCTACGTGGGGCAGTTCGCTATCTAGGACAAAAATATGGTAAGAAAATTTCTGTAACAACGGGGCGGCGCTGGTTAACTAATCCTGTCTATCGTGGCGATACAGCTTATCAAAATGGTCAGGTTGTCTCCAATACTCATATCCCAATTATCTCCAAAGAAGAAGCCGCGCAGGTTGATCGGCTGTTACGACGCAACAGTCGCTTACCACCTCGTAGTGCCAGTGCGCCTCGTTCTCTAGCTGGTTTAGTTATCTGTCAAGAGTGCCAGTCGTCTATGCTGGTGGCTCGCGTTACTACACCCCGCAAAGACAAAGAATATTTGTATCTACGCCCTATCCTCTGCCCCAAACGCCCCAAGTGTCGAGCTATTTCCTACGAGCAGGTATTGGAACAGACGATTGCAGGAATTTGTCAGGATTTACCCCGTGCAGTGGCTGGGATGAATTTACCCCAACTAGATGCAGTTAAAAATGCTTTGACAAAGGCGATCGCCATCAAGCAAGATATCTTAGCTCAATTACCTACCCTGACAGTTGAGGGAGTTTTAGATACAGAAACTGCTGCGTTACGTGCCTACAACCTCCGTACTGAAATCTCAGAACTACAAGCAAAACTAGCCACTTTGCCACCAGTAAATTTGCGCTCAGTTGCCCAGGCTGTCTCAATTCCCCAATTCTGGCTAGATTTGTCTGAATCAGAGCGCCGATTTTACTTTCGAGAATTTATTTGTCAAATTGAGATTATCCGCGATCGTGCATCGTGGCAAATCAAATTAATTTTTATTTTCTAA
- a CDS encoding succinylglutamate desuccinylase/aspartoacylase family protein yields MIPTISTIPLLHLASGDRLSLQVYKFVGAKPGKKVYLQANLHGAEIAGNAVIHQLIAFLMTVPEPELTGEIWLVPVCNPLSTNQRSHIFSSGRFCAYEGKDWNRIFWDYEKQGDDLEAFAQSQINLDPVAIRNNYLIQIKQSFDKLLEKIQSPSGVPFSQRFRYQLQSFSLDADYLIDLHSSTNQGLDYLYYFRGREASAKYFLFNQGILLDEYDGDAFDEAFIQPWLALEDTFKRLGREIKFDVEAWTLELGSGMQMNPNSVEKGVRGVKNYLVQKGVLAMPGFTSADAASPEMTFTAKSRVIKYYAPAGGMIQSRVKLGTVVKAGEPIYQLLSFNKSGNLPNVIDVVAEQTGLVYDISSNQAMNEGDYVLAII; encoded by the coding sequence ATGATTCCTACTATTTCCACAATTCCACTTCTTCATCTTGCTTCTGGCGATCGCCTATCCTTGCAAGTTTATAAATTTGTCGGTGCTAAACCTGGCAAAAAAGTTTATTTGCAAGCTAATTTACATGGCGCTGAGATTGCTGGCAATGCTGTTATCCACCAGTTGATCGCGTTCTTAATGACGGTACCAGAGCCAGAATTAACAGGTGAAATTTGGTTGGTGCCAGTTTGTAATCCACTCAGTACGAATCAGCGATCGCATATTTTTTCTTCGGGTCGCTTCTGTGCATATGAAGGCAAAGATTGGAACCGGATCTTTTGGGACTACGAAAAGCAAGGGGATGATTTAGAAGCATTCGCCCAATCTCAAATTAATCTCGATCCAGTTGCAATCAGAAACAACTATCTAATTCAGATCAAGCAAAGCTTCGACAAGCTATTAGAGAAAATCCAATCTCCCAGTGGTGTTCCCTTTAGCCAGCGCTTCCGCTACCAGTTGCAATCTTTCAGTCTAGATGCAGATTATCTAATTGACTTACACAGCTCTACTAATCAGGGTTTAGATTATTTATATTATTTCCGCGGTCGAGAAGCAAGTGCAAAATATTTTTTATTTAACCAGGGAATCTTGCTTGATGAGTATGATGGTGATGCTTTCGATGAGGCTTTTATTCAACCCTGGCTAGCCTTAGAAGATACTTTTAAACGGTTAGGTAGAGAAATTAAATTCGATGTTGAAGCTTGGACATTAGAACTAGGTTCTGGTATGCAGATGAATCCCAATTCAGTTGAAAAAGGTGTTCGGGGCGTAAAAAATTACCTGGTGCAAAAAGGTGTCTTAGCCATGCCTGGATTTACTTCAGCTGATGCTGCATCCCCTGAAATGACTTTCACCGCAAAGAGCCGGGTTATCAAGTACTATGCTCCAGCAGGTGGCATGATTCAATCGAGAGTGAAGCTAGGTACTGTAGTTAAGGCTGGAGAACCGATTTATCAACTTCTCAGTTTCAATAAATCTGGTAATTTACCTAATGTAATTGATGTTGTTGCTGAACAGACTGGATTAGTTTATGACATCTCCAGCAACCAAGCTATGAATGAAGGAGATTATGTTTTAGCAATTATTTGA